The following coding sequences are from one Paenibacillus tundrae window:
- a CDS encoding transposase: MGEQRQRYNEEFKKQTVKFIQEQTKTLGDLAEELNIPKSTLHQWMGKYRELKHEPVASVDRVKELEAELKEMRRLLQEKEHTLADTQEELAIVKKAVHIFSKPKS; encoded by the coding sequence ATGGGAGAACAGCGGCAACGATACAATGAAGAATTTAAGAAACAAACGGTAAAATTTATCCAAGAACAGACCAAGACACTCGGAGACTTGGCAGAAGAACTCAACATTCCAAAAAGTACATTACACCAGTGGATGGGCAAGTATCGCGAACTTAAACATGAGCCCGTAGCTAGCGTAGATCGAGTGAAAGAACTGGAAGCAGAGCTTAAAGAAATGCGCCGGTTACTTCAAGAGAAAGAGCATACGCTTGCGGACACGCAAGAGGAACTGGCTATTGTAAAAAAAGCAGTGCACATCTTCAGCAAACCAAAGAGCTAA
- a CDS encoding B12-binding domain-containing radical SAM protein: protein MKVILSTLNAKYIHTSLALRCLKAYSEKDFDIDIAEYTIKDPVMNIVSDLYQRGADVIGFSCYIWNIEETIKVIDNLKKVMPEVKILLGGPEVSYDTEYWMNRIPNVDFIVMGEGEETLHQLLTELTGSKKFHFVYGLAYRKGEEVILMPGRPKADLNDLPSPHRFEEDIPDLGKRVVYFETSRGCPFSCQFCLSSIEVGVRYYDIERTKSDILYLIEKGAKLIKFVDRTFNIKRDYALEMFKFLIENHQGTVFQFEITADIMRPEVLDYLAENAPPGTFRFEIGVQSTNDPTNELVKRRQNFTKLSRTVNKVKASGKIDQHLDLIAGLPEEDYNTFRKTFNDVFALGPEELQLGFLKMLRGTGLRLDAEKYNYTYMDHAPYEILGSDVLPFSDIVRLKRLEDVLEKYWNAHRMDHTLKYLMEQEFNSPFDFFQAFGDYWEGQGWQKIGHQLEDLFTRLHSFLESRNTPHMDIVLGLMKLDYFLGHKYKPRKIWWDDVLQKDQWAGYMKTLAERPEDVRLPRVAGAAGSAWLESSGTGASAAVGSSAAAGEDSAADAAGVIGSDGEDAAALAARDAGVMSAADGAADGVDGNASRALPMTSAMTAQTVMGARDFADLGLGEKELQKHAVLDVLPFRLERVLAGASPLAAKGRTLLVVVYQQHEGQQAQYYTLPLGEEAAAM from the coding sequence ATGAAGGTTATTCTTTCTACATTAAATGCAAAGTATATCCATACCTCGCTGGCTTTGCGTTGTCTGAAGGCGTACAGTGAGAAGGATTTTGATATTGATATCGCCGAGTATACGATTAAAGACCCGGTCATGAATATTGTGTCTGATCTGTACCAACGCGGTGCGGACGTGATTGGGTTCTCGTGTTATATCTGGAACATTGAAGAGACGATTAAGGTTATTGATAATCTGAAAAAGGTTATGCCTGAGGTGAAAATTTTGCTGGGCGGGCCGGAAGTATCCTATGACACGGAATATTGGATGAACCGGATTCCTAATGTGGATTTCATCGTTATGGGAGAAGGCGAAGAGACGCTGCATCAGCTGTTGACGGAGCTTACGGGCAGTAAGAAGTTCCACTTTGTATACGGACTGGCTTATCGCAAAGGGGAAGAGGTCATTCTCATGCCAGGACGCCCGAAGGCGGATCTGAACGATCTGCCGTCACCGCATCGATTTGAAGAGGATATCCCGGATCTCGGGAAGCGGGTTGTTTATTTTGAAACGAGTCGTGGTTGTCCATTCAGCTGTCAGTTCTGTCTATCCAGTATTGAGGTCGGCGTGCGGTATTACGATATCGAGCGGACGAAGTCGGACATTCTGTACCTGATTGAGAAGGGTGCGAAGCTGATCAAGTTTGTAGACCGGACGTTTAACATTAAGCGGGATTACGCGCTGGAGATGTTCAAATTCTTGATTGAGAATCATCAGGGGACGGTATTTCAGTTTGAAATTACCGCTGACATCATGCGTCCTGAGGTACTCGATTATCTGGCAGAGAATGCGCCGCCGGGTACGTTCCGATTCGAAATCGGGGTACAGTCCACGAATGATCCAACCAATGAACTGGTGAAACGCCGCCAGAACTTTACCAAGCTGAGCCGTACAGTGAACAAGGTGAAAGCCAGTGGAAAAATCGACCAGCATCTCGATCTTATCGCAGGACTACCGGAGGAAGATTACAATACGTTCCGTAAGACGTTTAATGATGTATTTGCTCTGGGGCCAGAAGAGCTTCAGCTTGGATTCCTCAAAATGCTGCGCGGTACGGGTCTGCGTCTCGATGCAGAGAAGTACAACTATACGTATATGGATCACGCGCCGTATGAAATTCTGGGCAGTGATGTGTTGCCGTTCAGCGACATCGTGCGCTTGAAGCGTCTGGAGGATGTGCTGGAGAAATACTGGAACGCACACCGGATGGATCATACGCTGAAGTATCTGATGGAGCAGGAGTTCAACTCGCCGTTTGATTTCTTCCAAGCATTCGGGGATTACTGGGAAGGTCAGGGCTGGCAGAAGATTGGTCACCAATTGGAGGATCTATTCACCCGCCTGCACAGCTTCCTAGAGTCGCGGAATACACCGCATATGGATATTGTGCTCGGTCTGATGAAGCTGGACTATTTCCTCGGACACAAGTACAAGCCACGCAAAATCTGGTGGGATGACGTACTCCAGAAAGACCAGTGGGCGGGTTACATGAAAACGCTGGCTGAACGTCCGGAAGACGTCCGCTTGCCACGTGTTGCCGGTGCCGCAGGCTCGGCATGGCTGGAAAGCAGCGGCACGGGTGCGAGTGCCGCTGTGGGAAGTTCGGCTGCTGCCGGGGAAGACTCTGCCGCAGATGCGGCGGGTGTGATCGGCAGCGATGGCGAGGATGCTGCGGCGCTTGCAGCGCGCGACGCCGGGGTTATGTCCGCCGCGGATGGAGCGGCGGACGGGGTTGACGGCAACGCTTCGCGTGCGTTGCCGATGACCTCGGCCATGACCGCACAGACGGTCATGGGTGCCCGTGATTTCGCCGACCTTGGTCTCGGCGAAAAGGAACTGCAGAAGCACGCCGTATTGGACGTGCTTCCGTTCCGGCTTGAGCGAGTGCTTGCTGGCGCTAGCCCGCTTGCCGCGAAAGGGCGGACGCTGCTGGTCGTAGTATACCAGCAGCATGAAGGGCAGCAGGCGCAGTATTACACGCTGCCGCTGGGAGAAGAAGCCGCTGCTATGTAG
- a CDS encoding Cthe_2314 family HEPN domain-containing protein yields the protein MIHEYLEYPTKEQWIEIEENSEINSLYLEVKRPEINDLFAMFAEQELASWIRLFNNRLGQSRMSYIFFKHYYNKGIPDEEWYISPGKDGQSIQYFPHFKKDETINYKVMFDYYVDAFYYKFFSAWDTIFHIINVQYQFDVDKDKDFNRNILTNLNKVNPALKKQFNKTNYSEAFKKSRVLRNDITHNFAPNDISSGISKKKEDGQLKEISFGVGSYTPSSEFVQNIDEVIDEFIKFLRVFKRGLESSPKKP from the coding sequence ATGATACACGAATACTTGGAATATCCAACTAAAGAGCAGTGGATAGAGATAGAAGAAAATTCGGAAATAAATTCCTTATATTTAGAAGTAAAACGACCAGAAATAAATGATCTTTTTGCTATGTTTGCAGAACAAGAATTAGCTAGTTGGATCAGATTGTTTAATAATAGACTTGGTCAGTCGAGAATGAGTTATATCTTTTTTAAACACTATTACAATAAAGGTATTCCTGATGAAGAGTGGTACATATCACCGGGTAAAGATGGACAATCAATTCAATACTTCCCTCATTTTAAGAAAGACGAAACAATTAACTACAAAGTGATGTTCGATTATTACGTCGATGCTTTCTATTACAAATTTTTCTCTGCATGGGATACTATTTTTCATATCATAAATGTCCAATACCAATTTGATGTAGATAAAGATAAAGATTTTAATCGAAACATATTAACCAACCTTAATAAGGTTAACCCAGCTTTGAAGAAACAGTTTAATAAAACTAATTACTCTGAGGCATTTAAAAAATCAAGGGTACTTAGAAATGATATCACACATAATTTTGCTCCTAATGATATTAGTTCTGGAATAAGTAAAAAGAAAGAAGATGGGCAATTGAAAGAGATAAGCTTTGGCGTCGGAAGTTATACGCCGTCAAGCGAATTTGTTCAAAATATAGATGAAGTAATAGATGAGTTTATTAAATTTTTGAGGGTATTTAAAAGAGGGCTTGAAAGTAGTCCAAAGAAGCCATGA
- a CDS encoding tyrosine-type recombinase/integrase, with amino-acid sequence MPQVLSEKEVAQLLTSVTNLKHKTILFLTYSSGLRVGEVVRLRCSDLDIERQTLIVGQGKGQKDRRTLLSNIAWEIVQKYIVEYRPQRWLFPGQSSDRHLTEHSVQKVFEEARQRAGIVKKVSIHVLRHSFATHLLENGTDLRYIQELLGHTSARTTQRYTHVSTKSIQRIQSPLDRLDLGD; translated from the coding sequence TTGCCACAAGTATTGTCTGAAAAAGAAGTAGCTCAATTACTCACATCCGTAACTAATCTCAAGCATAAAACGATTTTGTTTCTCACGTATTCGTCTGGTCTTCGTGTAGGTGAAGTCGTTCGTCTACGTTGTAGCGATCTGGATATTGAGCGCCAGACCCTTATTGTAGGGCAGGGAAAAGGTCAGAAGGATCGAAGAACCCTACTCTCCAATATTGCTTGGGAAATTGTGCAGAAATATATAGTCGAATATAGACCCCAGCGTTGGTTATTTCCGGGACAATCTTCGGATCGGCATCTGACCGAGCATAGTGTGCAAAAGGTTTTTGAGGAAGCCAGACAACGCGCAGGCATTGTGAAAAAGGTTAGTATTCATGTCTTACGACACTCTTTCGCCACGCATTTACTGGAAAACGGTACAGACCTGCGCTATATCCAAGAGCTGCTTGGTCACACAAGTGCACGAACAACCCAGCGATATACGCATGTGAGTACCAAGAGTATTCAGCGTATTCAGAGTCCGTTGGATCGTCTGGATCTGGGCGATTGA
- a CDS encoding IS3 family transposase, producing the protein MENHRSLFSLEKMCTLLHVSRSGYYKWRMDRTSKQQHRRTEIMKRIRFHFYDHQKRCGSPKITYALHLEGYRISSRTVSIYMRQMNLRSVHTPRYRVQTTDSNHHHPIAPNTLNQQFQTSKPNTVWVTDITYIPCRGGRLYLASVLDLCTREIVGWRLYNHMETSLVLGALNDAYRAKRPAPGLLHHSDRGSQYTSKEYVEQLKSYGMELSMSRRGNCYDNACIESWHSILKKELIHCNPRFKNPEEAYNTIYQYIEFYYNRKRMHGALGYLSPARFAKKFTDKSVA; encoded by the coding sequence CTGGAAAACCATCGCTCCCTGTTTTCTTTGGAGAAGATGTGCACTCTGTTACACGTGTCACGGAGCGGATATTACAAGTGGCGGATGGATCGAACAAGTAAACAGCAGCACCGGAGAACTGAGATCATGAAGCGTATTCGATTTCATTTCTACGACCACCAGAAGCGGTGTGGAAGTCCGAAAATTACGTATGCGCTCCATCTGGAAGGATACAGAATCTCTTCCCGTACCGTCAGTATATACATGCGTCAAATGAATCTTCGTTCCGTGCACACTCCTCGGTATCGTGTCCAAACGACGGATTCTAACCATCATCATCCCATTGCACCAAATACGCTGAACCAGCAATTTCAAACGTCCAAACCGAACACCGTATGGGTCACCGATATCACCTACATTCCCTGCCGAGGAGGCCGGTTATATCTCGCCAGTGTTCTGGATTTATGTACGCGTGAAATTGTAGGCTGGCGTCTGTACAACCATATGGAAACGAGTCTGGTGCTAGGTGCATTGAATGATGCTTACCGGGCCAAACGCCCCGCTCCAGGACTGCTACATCACTCGGATCGTGGCTCGCAGTACACGTCAAAAGAATACGTGGAGCAACTGAAATCGTATGGTATGGAGCTCAGTATGAGCCGCCGAGGAAACTGTTACGATAACGCATGTATCGAGTCTTGGCACAGTATTTTGAAGAAAGAACTCATTCACTGTAACCCTCGTTTTAAGAATCCAGAAGAGGCTTATAACACCATTTACCAGTACATTGAGTTCTATTACAACCGCAAGCGAATGCATGGTGCGCTAGGTTATCTTTCCCCTGCTCGTTTTGCGAAGAAATTTACGGACAAATCCGTCGCGTAA
- a CDS encoding HNH endonuclease codes for MGMPSKSKIFEYWMNWLAEKGIDWGEPCCWACGRFWGDKYDIKKPHATREEIIKNWDNVPLQRCHIIAKQFDGTDEPSNLFLMCRDCHDKAPNTRSVEAFLIWTEKQNWYENFRDEVMKEMKNFGLEDRIEELNEIIANREIKGKIIGNLGIHMNQNGKGAQITISTYISALYEYLKEQDKLKVSQEGNNLA; via the coding sequence ATGGGAATGCCTTCAAAATCAAAGATATTTGAATATTGGATGAATTGGTTAGCTGAGAAGGGAATTGATTGGGGAGAGCCGTGTTGTTGGGCATGTGGAAGGTTTTGGGGGGATAAATATGATATAAAGAAACCTCATGCAACTAGGGAAGAAATAATAAAGAATTGGGATAATGTCCCTTTACAAAGATGCCATATTATTGCCAAGCAATTTGACGGTACTGACGAACCCTCAAATTTGTTTTTAATGTGCAGGGATTGTCATGATAAAGCTCCGAATACTAGATCGGTAGAAGCATTCTTAATATGGACAGAAAAGCAAAATTGGTATGAGAATTTTAGAGATGAAGTAATGAAGGAAATGAAAAATTTTGGACTTGAAGACAGGATTGAAGAGCTGAACGAAATAATTGCAAATAGAGAGATAAAGGGTAAAATCATTGGAAACTTAGGGATACATATGAATCAGAATGGAAAAGGTGCTCAAATAACCATCTCAACATATATTTCAGCGTTATATGAATATCTAAAAGAACAAGACAAATTGAAAGTCTCCCAAGAAGGCAATAACCTCGCCTAA
- a CDS encoding DUF4062 domain-containing protein: MANLKVFISSTCYDLNVVRSQLRNFVNNFGYDPVMSDYADVLYDPRVHTHTSCVQEVTNCDVLILIMGSRFGGKAIPKAAEVVNLEYLKDKSKSNKILDDSANLSITQLEVIRAIESGIPIFTFVENKVMHDHLVYEKNKDKEFIESLDFPSFADKPETAKYVFEFINFLRHRIENNSIVSFNRMEDIESYLRKQWSGLLQRLLYEQRFKKQEEIKIDYLANQIADIKTAIMTSISSSDLKDTARGAIKFRHLVDFFRQLKNSNTRDLLLLDITFQDLLTRLSIIDIISIDNSNRFNRLTALILEDGTFFELRYPIGFIERLKDDWMEFTILNQTSRQAIINAIYDIDDNRPMRNFRYIDKQFSDVFIENQDGDLNLVQDEGNSTD, from the coding sequence ATGGCCAATTTAAAAGTGTTTATATCTTCAACTTGTTATGATTTAAACGTAGTAAGATCTCAGCTTAGAAATTTCGTCAATAATTTCGGTTATGATCCAGTCATGAGCGATTATGCTGATGTATTATACGATCCGCGGGTACATACTCACACAAGTTGTGTTCAAGAAGTTACAAATTGTGACGTCTTAATTTTAATTATGGGTTCCCGCTTTGGAGGGAAAGCAATTCCTAAAGCAGCCGAAGTAGTAAATCTGGAGTACCTGAAAGATAAAAGTAAAAGTAATAAAATACTTGACGATTCTGCTAACCTGTCTATCACTCAATTAGAAGTTATTCGAGCAATAGAGTCAGGAATTCCAATATTCACCTTCGTAGAGAATAAGGTCATGCATGATCATTTAGTTTACGAGAAAAATAAAGACAAAGAATTTATTGAAAGTTTAGATTTCCCATCTTTTGCTGATAAACCAGAAACAGCGAAGTATGTCTTTGAATTTATAAACTTCTTAAGGCACAGAATCGAAAATAACAGCATAGTTAGTTTTAATAGAATGGAGGACATAGAATCCTATCTAAGAAAACAATGGTCAGGATTACTTCAAAGATTATTGTATGAACAAAGATTTAAAAAGCAAGAAGAAATTAAAATAGACTATTTGGCAAATCAAATTGCCGATATAAAAACTGCGATAATGACATCTATTTCTAGTAGCGATCTAAAAGATACAGCAAGAGGTGCTATAAAATTTAGACATTTAGTAGATTTTTTTAGACAGCTGAAGAATTCAAATACAAGAGACTTACTATTATTAGACATAACATTTCAAGACCTTTTAACAAGATTAAGCATTATTGATATCATTTCTATTGATAATTCGAATAGGTTTAATCGGTTAACTGCTTTAATACTTGAAGATGGGACATTTTTTGAATTGCGATATCCGATTGGTTTTATTGAAAGGCTTAAAGATGACTGGATGGAATTCACTATTCTGAATCAAACAAGTAGACAAGCAATAATAAATGCTATCTACGATATTGATGATAATAGACCAATGAGAAATTTTCGATACATTGATAAGCAATTTAGTGATGTGTTTATTGAAAATCAAGACGGCGATTTGAATTTAGTACAAGATGAAGGAAATTCAACAGATTAA
- a CDS encoding DUF5677 domain-containing protein — MNNLPSIEEGEKIVADQLKDELEFHINCCKSCCNVIAKSIEAYPDIDLDNATSSIKVVTSLLAKVLNDLRTASLLSATGYPSQAATIVSSLYESAFMIAYIGDNDDLANKWIEHEDATKLFINVKELTKQGLKNIDAPNYEEFYLQEYNDYRQLCMIKHGNPLVQKNLVFLVEGNSVIADFGPETSEFSIKISWYALEKAINYSMISISAYINFHLIDNTTSEIIEHFNSVKESYKEMGRRAVERWGIENTQP; from the coding sequence ATGAATAACCTACCATCAATTGAAGAAGGCGAAAAGATAGTCGCTGATCAACTGAAAGATGAATTGGAATTCCACATAAATTGTTGTAAGAGTTGTTGCAATGTTATCGCAAAGTCTATTGAGGCATATCCAGATATAGATTTAGATAATGCAACAAGTTCAATTAAAGTTGTTACTTCCTTACTTGCAAAAGTTCTTAATGATTTAAGAACTGCTTCATTATTATCAGCAACAGGATATCCGTCTCAGGCTGCAACTATTGTTTCATCATTATACGAATCTGCCTTTATGATAGCTTACATAGGAGATAATGATGATTTAGCAAATAAGTGGATAGAACACGAAGATGCTACTAAATTATTTATCAATGTAAAGGAACTTACAAAACAAGGTTTGAAAAATATTGATGCACCAAATTACGAAGAATTTTATCTACAAGAATACAATGATTATAGGCAGCTATGCATGATAAAACATGGTAATCCTTTAGTGCAAAAGAATCTCGTATTTTTAGTTGAAGGGAACTCGGTAATTGCTGATTTTGGACCAGAAACAAGTGAATTTTCTATAAAAATAAGCTGGTATGCGTTAGAAAAAGCAATAAATTATTCAATGATATCGATTTCAGCTTATATAAACTTTCATCTTATAGATAACACAACTTCTGAAATTATTGAACATTTTAATAGTGTAAAAGAATCTTACAAAGAAATGGGAAGAAGAGCAGTCGAGAGGTGGGGAATTGAAAATACACAGCCTTAA
- a CDS encoding DUF1643 domain-containing protein gives MKLLELSNINNLKVKEGFYNGISGKAVFSKNNNIRKRYFLEKRWGQGTNVLTALMMNPSKAAHDNSDDTVNQLIEVAKNNNCDALYVVNVSSYIEGSSKKMKSDKFIFDNINWSYIEHAISESKIIFIGWGMKGQNGILQQIKKNRNVIRTLNEAKELIYAYEFVQSKNKKYINKPFYYVPHPRPIWNKEKYRKQSLHKLTLVQFDRLFNR, from the coding sequence ATGAAATTGTTAGAGCTTAGTAATATAAATAACTTGAAAGTTAAAGAAGGATTTTACAATGGAATTTCAGGTAAGGCGGTATTCAGCAAAAATAATAATATTCGTAAACGTTATTTTTTGGAGAAACGCTGGGGTCAAGGAACGAATGTACTAACTGCACTTATGATGAATCCAAGCAAAGCGGCACATGATAATTCTGATGATACGGTCAACCAATTAATTGAGGTAGCTAAGAATAATAATTGTGATGCTCTATATGTAGTTAATGTATCAAGTTATATTGAGGGCAGTAGTAAAAAAATGAAAAGTGATAAATTTATTTTTGATAATATAAATTGGAGCTATATAGAACATGCTATATCAGAATCAAAGATAATATTTATTGGATGGGGAATGAAAGGGCAAAATGGGATATTACAACAAATTAAAAAGAATAGGAATGTAATAAGAACGTTAAATGAAGCAAAGGAACTTATTTACGCTTATGAATTTGTTCAATCTAAAAATAAGAAGTATATTAATAAACCTTTTTATTATGTTCCTCATCCTAGACCAATATGGAATAAAGAAAAGTATAGAAAACAGAGTTTGCATAAATTGACTTTAGTTCAATTTGATAGATTATTTAATAGATAA